The Procambarus clarkii isolate CNS0578487 chromosome 57, FALCON_Pclarkii_2.0, whole genome shotgun sequence genome has a segment encoding these proteins:
- the LOC138353355 gene encoding uncharacterized protein produces the protein MSVCPLCLSPINNEIVHVCQTQCLTCLGEMSINALQECRLYCIGCNGPTPPGHFDVTCTSCGQLYCANLHGSTSCPYCRFSVNREPPTEARNVIEPPPKRRRIINNRVPIRDQENLILGGINIPAQSPLDSTQPSEWSTPVRSQPQLSQELEEDAPDGNQHASSDEEEEDNQPPVHDISDEEVNAPDSPEVHNLDNVVPRVLEVINHFEGSFSRHSFSIPGHLDADPSVYINRYREFFIEYIDNQFRQIQEEFPPSFHIYPDVSLILQKLNHADNQYEILDEVFSIRGETQIVTQEEVEVLVNSWVDEMSAKIDECLKNVQSSSVGIHSMSGFAINFSYIRHPMRLGSYVPYPAKLRGKETVFNPESEGDECLLQCIAAYKNLTLGRTMNNVRHHYKSLRWCRRFVVWADEIRFPVSFDNLKKIEKLNKISIYIYTVTHESNRYYLSLARKSQEKYADKVPLLLLEGKHLCLIKDFDKFVKSINNHSERIPNTHKFCKICLLHAPLDEIQAHEESCTVSQVFSFYNPSDKISFKNYGRTYSPTHTAYYDFECLLDRQNPRGMVECKHKAIAYAYMILDREFNVVETYSYVGPDAVNHFITKLEASWKAIHAQLPNFPKNLSREQERMFQRQNTCQLCHQTFKDKKDKHRHHNHAIQENNYLGAYCARCNLQCKNARRYLTTFSHNAAYDLGIILKELSKNPHRDVEILTKEGLKFMQVIIGKLKFLDSLALLNGSLGTLASEHVAGKKPTKYTEHILNGVSDEAKALLIKGKQSLCYDYISSMDVLDEPQLPSRDKFYNVLHDSALSEEDYNNALKVFNLGNCTNIKDYLMLYLKVDVGMLVDIFTLWRTSLKEIYELDIVFYVSLPSYAWDAFLFKSKVVLDYVYDQNIYDLLRRNLRGGFTSSIRQFTQAVNEHTTSNPSSDDDTHILYLDFNSLYAACMAEVLPQGGIRQLTDLERDTLLGQGLQHIPCDQDKGYWILCDTKHVSPEVARYTDDLPLVLSHTNITEEFLSEYSKKTLNDEKRKLPPKNTKLIASHLPQNDYLVSLDFLQLLLKLGLEVERVKTIYEFNQAPYLKDFISTNIRERANTTCKVKGKAFKLISNSLYGKSMTNISRYANTHHLVTTKHSFLTHARNPLYKRAVSLGQDRVLCTVMKDILKVTTPSYMGYQILQIAKRRLYEFWYNVVKAHYGERARLIYTDTDSFIFTLTCKDAFQEMTKAPLVDYMDFSNFDKDHPMYSATRKGELGLLKSEVKQKIITELIALKPKTYSLLTLDNEHLCKCKGIPYHQQKKITHASFQNTLETNTTFNFVSRSIRNVNGQICTCKTTKRGLSAFDDKRYLISPTESLAYGHPDIPEREVRVQVEEEVQEEVQVEEEVQVGDPVIVDNPQPRRQLFPIFNLWEKRDRVAQQLFPNNNN, from the exons atgtcagtatgtcctctgtgcctgtctcctatcaacaacgaaatcgtgcatgtgtgtcaaactcagtgtttaacatgcctaggtgaaatgtccatcaacgctcttcaagaatgtagactatactgtataggatgcaacgggcctacaccgcctggacattttgacgtaacctgtaccagctgcggacaactctattgtgcaaatc ttcatggttctacttcctgcccatactgtcgtttctccgttaaccgggaacctcccaccgaagccagaaacgtcattgaacctccacccaaacgccgtcgcatcataaataacc gagttcctattcgtgatcaagagaatctcatacttggtggaatcaacatcccagctc aatcgcccctggattcaacccaaccctctgagtggagcacacctgtacgcagtcaaccccagctgtcccaggagctagaagaagatgcgccagacggcaaccagcatgcatcttcagatgaagaagaagaagacaatcaaccccctgttcacgacatatcagatgaagaagtcaacgctccagattccccagaggtacATAACTTAGATAACGTTGTTCCGCGAGTGTTAGAAGTCATTAACCATTTCGAAGGTTCTTTCTCGAGACATTCGTTCTCCATTCCCGGACATTTAGACGCTGACCCCAGCgtatatataaataggtatagggaattttttatagaatatatagacaatcagttcagacaaatacaggaagaattccctccctcatttcacatttaccctgatgtaagcctaattttgcaaaaacttaatcatgccgacaatcaatatgaaatattagatgaagtattttcaattagaggcGAAACTCAGATTGTTACACAGGAAGAAGTGGAAGTTCTTgtaaattcatgggttgacgaaatgtctgctaaaattgacgaatgcctaaaaaatgtccaatcctcaagtgtaggaattcattccatgtcaggctttgccattaatttttcatatattcgccaccctatgcGCCTTGGATCTTACGTACCATATCCTGCAAAATTAAGGGGTAAAGAAACAGTATTTaatcctgaaagtgaaggagatgagtgtttgttacagtgcattGCCGCGTATAAAAACTTAACATTGGGCAGGACTATGAATAACGTTAGACATCATTACAAAAGCCTtcgatggtgtagaagatttgtagtatgggcagatgaaatTAGATTCCCTGTATCATTTGATAaccttaagaaaatagagaagcttaacaaaatttctatttatatttatacagtaactcatgaaagtaacagatactatcttagtttagctaggaaaagccaggaaaagtatgccgataaagtccctttgttgttattagaaggtaagcatctctgtctgatcaaggattttgataaatttgtaaagagTATTAACAATCATTCTGAAAGGATTCCTAACACTCATAAATTCTGCAAAATTTGTCTTTTGCATGCTcccttagatgaaattcaggctcacgaagagtcatgcactgtatcccaagtattttcattctataatcctagtgataaaatcagttttaaaaattacggtaggacctatagcccaactcacaccgcctattacgattttgaatgtctattagaccgtcaaaatcctagaggcatggtggaatgtaagcataaagcaattgcttatgcatacatgattttagacagggaattcaatgtcgtagaaacgtattcatacgtaggtccagatgcggtcaatcattttattaccaagctagaagcctcatggaaagctattcatgctcagctccccaacttccctaagaacttgtctagagaacaggaaagaatgtttcaaagacaaaatacgtgtcaattgtgtcatcaaactttcaaggataagaaagataaacatagacatcataatcatgctattcaggaaaataattacttaggtgcttattgtgctcgttgcaatttacaatgtaaaaatgctcgtagatacttaaccacattttcccataatgctgcctatgatcttggaattatacttaaagaactgtccaaaaatcctcaccgcgatgtagaaattctaaccaaggaaggattgaaatttatgcaagtcatcataggtaaacttaaattcctagatagcctagctctccttaatgggtcattaggaaccttagcaagcgagcacgttgccggtaagaaacccaccaagtacactgaacacatactaaatggcgtatccgatgaagctaaagctctgttaattaaaggtaaacaaagcctatgttatgattatatttcttccatggacgtgttagacgaacctcagctcccttcgcgagataagttttacaatgttttacatgactctgcactgtctgaagaagattataacaatgctcttaaagtatttaatttagggaactgtacaaacatcaaggattacctcatgttatatttaaaagttgacgtgggaatgctagttgatatatttacactttggcgaacatcactgaaagaaatttatgaactagatattgttttctatgtatcacttcctagttatgcttgggacgcgttcttatttaaatcaaaagttgtacttgactatgtgtatgatcagaatatatatgatttgttgagaaggaatcttagaggagggttcacatcttccattagacaatttacacaggctgttaacgagcacactacatctaaccctagctctgatgacgatactcacattttgtacctcgactttaacagcttatatgcagcgtgcatggctgaggtacttccccagggagggattagacaattaactgaccttgagcgggataccttattagggcaagggttacaacatatcccctgtgatcaagacaaaggctattggattttatgcgatacaaaacatgtatctcccgaggtagccaggtatactgatgatctgccccttgtactgtctcatactaatataacggaggagtttttgtcagagtacagtaagaaaacccttaatgatgaaaaacgtaagctcccacctaaaaatactaagttaattgcatcccacttgccccaaaacgactacttagtaagccttgatttcctgcaattgctattaaaacttggactagaagttgaacgagtaaaaacaatctatgaatttaatcaggctccctatttaaaagattttatttcaaccaacattcgagaacgagccaataccacctgtaaagttaaaggaaaagcttttaaactcataagtaatagtctgtacgggaaatcaatgacaaatatatctcgatatgctaatactcaccatctagtaacgacaaaacattcattcttaactcatgcaagaaaccctttgtataaacgagctgtctctttaggtcaagatagggttctctgtacagtaatgaaagacatccttaaagttaccactccttcttacatgggatatcagatcttgcagatagccaagaggcgtttatacgagttctggtataatgtagttaaagcccattatggggagagagctagactaatttatacggatacagactcattcatatttactctgacctgtaaagatgctttccaagaaatgacaaaagctcctctagtagattatatggatttcagtaatttcgacaaagatcatcccatgtattctgctactcgtaaaggtgaactaggactcctcaagtcagaagtaaagcagaaaatcataactgaattaattgcactcaagcctaaaacttactctctcctaacccttgataatgaacatttatgtaaatgtaaagggattccttatcaccaacaaaagaaaataacacatgcatcttttcagaacacattagagacaaatacaacttttaattttgtatcccgatctattcgtaatgttaatggacagatatgcacgtgtaaaacaactaagcgcggtctgtcagcttttgatgacaagaggtacctcattagtcccacagagtcattagcttacggtcacccagacattccagagcgtgaggtacgggtacaggtagaggaagaggtacaggaagaggtacaggtagaggaagaggtgcaggtaggggatccagtaattgtagataatccccaaccaagacgtcaattgttccccatttttaatctttgggaaaagcgggatagagtcgctcagcaattattccctaacaacaacaactaa